A window of Pirellula sp. SH-Sr6A contains these coding sequences:
- a CDS encoding methyltransferase family protein: protein MKETAYLLQSVLVSLWWLGLASDQVFFSAFQFEEIPPSAFWAFLIPDLLLIAGLSAIRAHIQTTSIEHVILGAFAYATLYCLNATILTASGFLPTGLMLIGLAYNSFLTFNASFFRVCSTTMTWNVIKTLIQVVCIWILALVLIPYVILDAFDALMHPSMGPSLGVGLFLFGSFSVLGLTSAFFMVRDGNGTPLPLDQTNNLVVSGPYQYVRNPMAIAGIGQGMALSVIFQSVPILIYSVLGALVWHVVVRPSEERDLALRFGEPYEVYRRQVSCWIPTLSRRPS, encoded by the coding sequence ATGAAAGAGACCGCTTACCTACTGCAATCTGTATTGGTTAGCCTCTGGTGGCTCGGACTCGCTTCCGACCAAGTCTTCTTTTCTGCTTTTCAGTTTGAAGAGATACCGCCCTCTGCGTTTTGGGCATTCCTGATCCCCGATCTCCTTTTGATCGCCGGCCTATCGGCAATTCGCGCTCACATCCAGACCACTTCAATCGAACATGTGATTTTGGGAGCATTTGCCTATGCAACACTCTACTGTTTGAACGCCACAATTCTGACTGCCAGCGGTTTCCTGCCGACCGGACTGATGCTAATCGGCCTTGCGTACAATTCGTTTCTCACCTTCAATGCTTCCTTCTTCCGTGTCTGCTCAACCACCATGACATGGAATGTAATCAAGACACTCATCCAGGTTGTTTGCATCTGGATTCTGGCATTGGTGCTCATTCCGTATGTAATTCTGGACGCATTTGACGCTTTAATGCACCCGAGCATGGGGCCATCGCTGGGCGTCGGTCTATTTCTCTTTGGCAGCTTTAGCGTTCTGGGTTTAACCAGCGCGTTTTTCATGGTTCGAGACGGAAACGGGACTCCACTCCCACTTGATCAAACCAATAACTTGGTTGTTTCAGGCCCCTACCAATACGTTCGCAATCCCATGGCCATTGCGGGAATTGGACAAGGGATGGCACTTTCCGTTATCTTTCAATCGGTGCCAATTTTGATCTACTCCGTCCTTGGGGCTTTGGTTTGGCATGTCGTAGTGCGACCATCCGAAGAACGCGATCTGGCGCTGCGTTTTGGGGAACCCTACGAGGTTTATCGCCGACAAGTTTCTTGCTGGATTCCCACCCTCAGTCGACGGCCCTCGTAA
- a CDS encoding IS110 family transposase — translation MLILALDLGKFKTMCCFFNTKTRKAEFQVAATERDYLAKVFASRKVDLVVMEACGPSGWINDLAISQGLKTLVCSTNEDAWKWSNVKRKTDKDDALKLARMASMNELKAVHMPSEKLREFRSLVKYRKTLDHRICKMNCAIRAWFVNHGITIDSGEKAWNTGRKRIDSFRKPLSECEDKELWRAELDIELTQLDALTAQHDLVVKKLEAIGKNDKRIGRIMTIPGVGPRTAEILVACIDDPHRFSSGREVSAYFGLVPRQYQSGETDRNGRITKRGNPLARTILVECAWASLRYNPWAKSIYERVCGKQRTRKKKAAVALARKIAVLAWALMRDDKDWDPKRMIDVTESFGRMSPTLKATLSEMKPKENSDQRKSRLRREARAIREAAAEKNAKARPVKTKAKTIAKSDKPRKTAATKSSAISKQTPTKPRRARKPVPAA, via the coding sequence ATGTTGATTCTCGCTCTCGACCTCGGCAAATTCAAGACAATGTGCTGCTTTTTCAACACCAAAACACGCAAAGCTGAATTCCAAGTCGCTGCGACTGAACGCGATTATCTTGCCAAAGTCTTCGCGTCACGCAAAGTCGACCTTGTCGTCATGGAAGCTTGCGGCCCCTCCGGTTGGATCAATGACCTGGCCATCAGCCAGGGACTCAAAACTCTTGTTTGCTCAACCAACGAAGACGCTTGGAAGTGGTCCAACGTCAAACGCAAGACCGACAAAGACGATGCCCTCAAGCTCGCTCGAATGGCCTCGATGAACGAACTTAAGGCTGTGCACATGCCGTCTGAGAAACTTCGAGAATTCCGCTCCTTGGTCAAATATCGCAAGACGCTCGATCATCGCATCTGCAAGATGAATTGTGCTATCCGCGCGTGGTTCGTTAATCATGGTATCACCATCGACTCGGGCGAGAAGGCCTGGAACACTGGCCGGAAGCGTATCGATTCATTCCGCAAGCCGCTATCGGAATGCGAAGACAAGGAACTGTGGCGAGCCGAACTTGATATCGAACTTACGCAGCTCGATGCACTCACCGCTCAGCATGACCTGGTGGTCAAGAAGCTTGAAGCAATCGGTAAGAACGATAAACGAATCGGACGTATCATGACGATCCCCGGCGTTGGACCAAGAACCGCTGAGATCTTGGTCGCTTGCATCGACGATCCGCATCGCTTCTCTAGCGGCCGCGAAGTGTCTGCCTATTTCGGGCTCGTACCACGCCAATATCAATCCGGTGAGACCGACCGAAACGGTCGCATTACCAAGCGAGGCAACCCATTAGCTCGAACCATCCTGGTCGAATGCGCATGGGCATCGCTGCGATACAATCCATGGGCCAAGTCCATCTACGAGCGAGTCTGCGGCAAGCAACGCACTCGCAAAAAGAAAGCTGCTGTGGCACTTGCCCGCAAGATAGCGGTCTTAGCCTGGGCACTGATGCGAGACGACAAAGACTGGGATCCGAAGCGCATGATTGACGTCACGGAGTCCTTCGGTCGCATGTCGCCTACCCTCAAAGCCACACTCTCCGAGATGAAGCCCAAGGAGAACAGTGACCAACGCAAGAGTCGCCTCCGACGCGAAGCTCGAGCCATTAGAGAGGCTGCGGCTGAGAAAAACGCCAAGGCCAGGCCGGTGAAAACCAAAGCCAAAACGATTGCAAAATCAGACAAGCCACGCAAGACAGCAGCAACCAAGTCTAGTGCAATTAGCAAACAAACACCAACCAAACCACGGCGAGCAAGAAAGCCCGTACCGGCTGCCTGA
- a CDS encoding ABC transporter ATP-binding protein, whose product MGRPRFFFELSRAILALAFLIWAPSLTFALVLPNINVPGVNFAIIRQLVLVLAAMFCLTAVLGYLTSFLTGRRRHGRAYECTSWFFCVFGGIAMVTFGYIAIPDPPRGLLPAIPGVMTCCTGLALLSSGVLEEAMRAMRTEPSNATEPGLQGFAGSKSTFPER is encoded by the coding sequence ATGGGTCGCCCCCGATTCTTCTTTGAATTATCGAGGGCAATTCTTGCACTTGCATTCTTAATCTGGGCACCATCTCTAACGTTCGCTTTGGTACTTCCAAATATCAACGTGCCGGGAGTCAACTTCGCCATTATTCGACAACTCGTCCTGGTTCTCGCTGCCATGTTTTGCTTGACGGCAGTTTTGGGGTATCTGACGTCCTTTCTGACCGGACGGAGACGACATGGCCGGGCCTACGAATGTACGTCATGGTTCTTTTGTGTTTTTGGCGGCATCGCGATGGTCACGTTTGGCTACATTGCAATTCCGGACCCACCGCGAGGTCTTTTGCCTGCAATTCCGGGAGTAATGACTTGCTGTACCGGCTTGGCATTACTTAGCAGTGGGGTTTTGGAAGAGGCCATGCGGGCAATGCGCACAGAACCAAGCAATGCAACCGAGCCGGGCTTGCAAGGTTTTGCAGGTAGTAAATCAACTTTCCCGGAGCGCTGA
- a CDS encoding IS256 family transposase yields MLKVERWSPGGQNLPFATFQFSSGATDGETIMNEVSLLQSLGQVSASETGEIFRAFLRGHIRQMICEVMAAEVTELCGPKHDPSSSDLYRAGSASGRVLLEGDREEVVRPRVRQKSSDGTSCEVELASYRAAKDPQQLQAQIVQAIVSGVSSRAIEEIKPNSPGVKRSSVSRLWQEAGSRFVERLRGKDLGSIAWCALMLDGIRLSKDQTAVVALGIDNEGNKHVLDFVLGTSENIEVSRDLMSRIVRRGFACSHRLYVVLDGSDALRGAVKESFTDCVVQRCLVHKERNIKGKLSKRHWGELSRLFTRIRSVQGIGAAEEVFKELKSFLKPINAEAYKSLQEAGEDLLALQRLNVPNTLHRSLLSTNAIENSFLNTRRKIDRVTRFRAETDQASRWLSYALLEAEKGFRKIAGHQSLPALIAALSRPEAAPT; encoded by the coding sequence TTGTTGAAAGTTGAAAGATGGTCTCCCGGAGGGCAGAATCTGCCCTTCGCAACTTTTCAATTTTCGTCGGGTGCAACCGACGGGGAGACCATCATGAATGAAGTTAGTCTTTTGCAATCTCTTGGGCAAGTTTCTGCGTCAGAAACCGGGGAAATCTTTCGAGCGTTCTTACGGGGCCACATCCGCCAGATGATTTGTGAAGTCATGGCTGCCGAAGTCACTGAGCTTTGTGGGCCCAAGCACGATCCGTCATCGAGCGATCTTTATCGCGCGGGATCCGCCTCGGGGCGAGTGCTTTTGGAGGGCGATCGGGAGGAGGTCGTTCGGCCACGTGTGCGTCAGAAGTCCTCAGACGGGACCAGCTGCGAAGTCGAACTGGCCAGCTACCGGGCGGCCAAAGATCCGCAGCAGTTGCAAGCTCAGATCGTCCAAGCGATCGTCTCGGGCGTCAGCTCACGAGCCATTGAGGAGATCAAGCCAAACTCTCCGGGCGTCAAACGCTCCAGTGTTTCACGGCTTTGGCAGGAGGCTGGCAGCCGGTTCGTTGAGCGACTACGCGGTAAAGATCTTGGCTCGATCGCGTGGTGTGCATTGATGCTTGACGGAATCCGATTAAGCAAGGACCAGACAGCAGTCGTGGCTCTGGGGATCGACAACGAAGGTAACAAGCATGTCCTGGATTTCGTATTGGGAACCAGCGAAAACATCGAAGTTTCTCGTGACCTGATGAGTCGAATCGTCCGGCGTGGTTTCGCTTGCTCACATCGTCTTTACGTCGTACTCGATGGCAGTGATGCGTTGCGTGGGGCGGTAAAAGAATCCTTTACCGACTGCGTCGTGCAACGTTGCTTGGTGCATAAGGAGCGAAACATCAAAGGCAAATTATCCAAGCGTCATTGGGGCGAACTATCGCGGTTGTTTACGCGCATTCGCAGTGTGCAGGGGATCGGGGCTGCTGAGGAAGTGTTCAAAGAGTTGAAATCATTCTTGAAGCCGATCAATGCGGAGGCTTACAAGAGTCTACAGGAGGCCGGTGAGGACCTTTTGGCGTTGCAACGTCTTAATGTCCCCAACACGCTTCACCGTTCGCTGCTGAGCACCAACGCGATCGAGAACTCTTTCTTAAACACACGTCGCAAGATCGATCGAGTAACCCGTTTTCGAGCCGAGACGGATCAAGCCTCACGCTGGCTTTCGTATGCGCTACTCGAAGCGGAGAAGGGCTTCCGCAAGATCGCAGGGCATCAGTCGCTACCTGCCCTGATTGCGGCATTGTCGCGTCCCGAGGCGGCACCCACCTGA
- a CDS encoding response regulator, with the protein MKALVVEDDPTIVEMVEDVLFSLGHEFEVATNQQDAKQLLQSTDFEYVLLDLQIPAKANRGGADKQYGINCLKDIKRMKAPSPPPVIMMTSHVVDYANLSGELQRNGVRECITKPFSDATRPLSAVIEGVLESASDRTKPAERSKPKRAGAVREQSAIETTRFTGGELVFELDRVTLCGQTVFHYTRSKQITQILEAINERTRAGTWVAKSGPELASAIGSTTGQNSITCSIRAFRESAADILQSQLGLICEKQDIIRSGGPGYRFHEWITVRDKRNEEQEEDNHEDSPLNRRNRILELLRDGAKLRSNSIASELGCSLKTVKRELDALRLAGRIEFIGPNKTGTYQLVDD; encoded by the coding sequence ATGAAAGCATTAGTAGTAGAGGACGATCCCACCATCGTCGAGATGGTTGAGGATGTCTTGTTTTCGTTGGGCCACGAATTTGAGGTGGCCACCAATCAGCAGGATGCCAAGCAACTCTTGCAGAGTACGGACTTCGAGTACGTCCTGCTCGATCTTCAGATCCCTGCGAAGGCGAATCGAGGTGGTGCCGACAAACAGTACGGTATCAACTGTCTCAAAGACATCAAGCGAATGAAAGCACCGAGTCCACCGCCGGTGATCATGATGACCTCCCACGTTGTCGACTATGCTAATCTCTCGGGCGAGCTGCAACGTAATGGTGTCCGAGAGTGCATTACCAAACCGTTCTCGGATGCGACGCGGCCACTTTCGGCAGTGATCGAGGGCGTGCTGGAATCCGCGAGCGATCGCACGAAACCAGCAGAACGATCGAAACCCAAACGGGCCGGCGCGGTGCGCGAGCAATCGGCAATAGAAACCACGCGATTTACCGGGGGCGAGTTGGTCTTTGAATTGGATCGCGTCACGCTTTGCGGTCAAACCGTATTTCATTACACCCGATCGAAACAGATCACTCAGATCCTCGAAGCGATCAACGAGCGAACACGAGCAGGAACCTGGGTTGCGAAGAGCGGACCTGAGCTTGCGAGCGCGATCGGAAGCACGACAGGCCAAAACTCCATCACCTGTTCGATCCGTGCTTTCCGCGAATCGGCAGCAGACATTCTCCAATCGCAGCTTGGGCTCATTTGCGAGAAGCAAGACATCATCCGCAGCGGCGGCCCAGGGTATCGATTCCACGAATGGATCACGGTCCGAGACAAACGTAACGAAGAGCAAGAGGAGGATAATCATGAAGACTCCCCTTTGAATCGTCGCAATCGCATCTTGGAACTGCTTCGCGATGGTGCAAAGCTCCGTTCGAACAGCATTGCATCAGAACTTGGCTGCAGCCTCAAGACCGTCAAGCGAGAGCTCGATGCCCTCCGCCTCGCCGGCCGGATCGAGTTTATTGGCCCGAACAAAACAGGGACATATCAGTTGGTTGACGATTAG
- a CDS encoding BlaI/MecI/CopY family transcriptional regulator, which translates to MVGDTEPVELGKRQQQIYDTVLRLGSATVAQVCQNMAEAPSYSSVRTMLGILVDKGYLKVAEQGKRYVYSAAHPKQRVQQNAVRRLLDVFFGGSSTSAVAAILDLEKDGITAEQAAQLREMISEARKRV; encoded by the coding sequence ATGGTGGGAGACACAGAGCCAGTAGAACTTGGAAAACGGCAGCAGCAAATCTACGACACCGTGCTGCGGCTTGGTAGCGCGACCGTCGCACAGGTTTGTCAGAATATGGCAGAGGCCCCAAGCTATTCTTCTGTCCGCACCATGCTTGGGATCCTTGTCGACAAAGGTTATCTAAAAGTTGCCGAGCAAGGAAAACGCTATGTCTATTCGGCAGCCCATCCCAAGCAAAGAGTTCAGCAGAATGCCGTTCGACGCTTGCTAGACGTTTTCTTTGGTGGGTCCTCGACCAGTGCAGTAGCCGCGATTCTCGATTTAGAAAAAGACGGAATAACTGCAGAACAAGCGGCTCAGTTGCGTGAGATGATTTCAGAAGCAAGGAAGCGTGTTTAA
- a CDS encoding DUF4190 domain-containing protein: MVQPIIVNERRDPFAVASFALGLSSFLCLAAPLALISGIVALIRIRNSDGELRGRTFAWFGIATSLTAITFYAMYFRAIPGLGWYHEMVMTRKVCGVSFQLGTPLANGGESRRAFNGDGYSATAYRIPSEILRSLQMNSTFTPHVTGFGNDWRSLGWKSPVEKSDWTYLDFALGSDAVRDLSAKSLAFPTTRVAYFYKLHTGVDGAVKITDVTIYLIDIENAVFIVADRNT, translated from the coding sequence ATGGTACAACCCATTATTGTCAACGAACGTCGCGATCCTTTTGCTGTGGCGTCCTTTGCTTTAGGGCTTAGTTCCTTTCTCTGTCTCGCTGCTCCATTGGCTCTAATCAGTGGAATCGTCGCCTTGATTCGGATCAGAAATAGCGATGGCGAGCTACGGGGCAGAACTTTCGCGTGGTTTGGCATAGCGACCTCTTTGACGGCGATCACATTCTATGCCATGTACTTTCGCGCGATTCCAGGCTTGGGCTGGTATCACGAAATGGTAATGACAAGAAAGGTCTGCGGTGTTTCTTTTCAACTGGGGACTCCACTAGCAAACGGCGGTGAATCACGTAGAGCGTTTAACGGTGACGGCTATTCGGCAACTGCCTATCGTATCCCATCTGAGATTCTTCGTTCACTTCAAATGAACTCAACGTTTACTCCGCATGTGACCGGCTTTGGTAACGATTGGCGTTCGCTGGGGTGGAAATCCCCAGTGGAGAAGTCCGATTGGACATATCTAGACTTTGCCCTCGGAAGTGACGCCGTACGCGACTTGTCAGCAAAATCGCTGGCGTTTCCGACCACTCGCGTCGCGTACTTCTATAAACTGCACACCGGCGTAGATGGTGCGGTAAAAATTACTGACGTGACGATATACCTGATTGACATCGAAAATGCGGTTTTCATTGTCGCCGATCGAAACACATGA
- a CDS encoding M56 family metallopeptidase: protein MNWIETVNTYLPAFKFATAVALPFVIPLFAEVFPRRFSADLRCKLWLLAMFSMSAAPFLYRVDVPLLITSRTTAQAARPLSDRSNESDDASPSNSHPILDGQSGAELRRRPAALPESPTLSNATGSQFNAVSKSNPLFSLSTLYSAVVCVLLCKVLYTHWRAFLIRSRSEPVERLGGHSFLQGWSNQHSISIRTSRDIRVPTVVGLIRPAILLPKDTANWPAEKLMAVVQHESAHITRRDIFWTTVAFALRAIFWFNPLAWLAVERITRLRELACDDVASKQAISAYSYAEHLVAIASELSITREKSLLTASTASAVQQSELKLRLRHILDARQNRAPSSLWSTLSFAVAFSSVAAFCGAFLPSSIIQTVLASETPPTTKTTQDTVLFSGYVKDVQGNPLAGVRIYPGMWQSELSEQDRINSETTTNEDGYFEWRTPLVLVLNITKYGYLYQQIEVGEPNELQIVLQDAFKIRGVVLGPDSKPVAGAKISAFIEADVAQPPRTIIVTDAQGMFEHAGVSRRFISVAAIDDDGQAGTLANASSMDKQNIIQLHPPKNVTIRAKDHMGNPVPDAKITLGSWNKSGAVRFSEKTNDNGEVVWPKAPSGTLLLAAMHPGFRTAWEILDTQSSATAEITLYPPLDFSCTAVDDETGESIKDFYVTRRYERGFSGRFEDETIDLGSLPATFRRWPLIGDRSKDGVLTFVSNNAFEKMVLRVHADGYQLLEESIASNATPQLRRNYRLTKLKHDKGTEIQVVGPDGKPAADTYLQVQTPGIWRSLRFDPDYMEAENLVYPNINLKTNSAGMLFLPATPKVGTVTAWGDAGWYFDNLNSFDPTKPLVLQPYSRVRIRLPLNMRQDRRATFVLRKYVRVSPQKTSFRNSLSIRLNPSRGDIPDEIVVERALGGTLSLVHTPFKLNDPSRTESVLASFEVEPGSEMLIDLTGTSKPTGN, encoded by the coding sequence ATGAATTGGATCGAGACAGTCAACACTTATTTGCCAGCGTTCAAGTTTGCTACTGCAGTCGCTCTGCCATTTGTTATTCCGCTATTCGCCGAAGTCTTCCCACGCAGATTTTCTGCGGACTTGCGGTGCAAACTTTGGTTACTCGCCATGTTCTCAATGAGTGCGGCCCCTTTTTTGTACCGCGTCGATGTCCCCTTGCTAATCACCTCGAGAACGACAGCACAAGCAGCGAGACCGCTGAGCGATAGGAGCAACGAATCTGATGACGCTTCCCCTTCAAATTCGCATCCAATTCTTGACGGTCAATCTGGAGCGGAACTTCGTCGCCGACCTGCCGCACTCCCGGAATCCCCGACGTTATCCAATGCCACGGGAAGCCAGTTCAATGCTGTATCCAAAAGCAATCCGTTGTTCTCGTTGTCCACTCTCTACTCAGCAGTAGTTTGCGTATTGCTATGCAAAGTTCTTTACACGCATTGGAGAGCTTTCCTGATTCGTTCTAGAAGCGAACCTGTCGAAAGATTGGGAGGCCATTCTTTCCTGCAAGGATGGTCAAATCAACATTCGATTTCGATCAGAACGTCTAGAGACATTCGGGTGCCAACTGTGGTCGGTCTAATCAGACCGGCAATTCTCTTGCCGAAAGATACGGCAAACTGGCCAGCGGAAAAATTGATGGCTGTGGTTCAGCATGAGAGCGCGCATATCACGCGCCGCGATATTTTTTGGACGACGGTAGCATTTGCTTTGCGGGCTATTTTTTGGTTCAATCCCTTGGCATGGCTCGCTGTCGAACGAATCACGAGACTTCGGGAATTGGCATGCGATGACGTGGCGAGCAAGCAAGCGATCAGCGCGTATTCCTACGCGGAACACCTTGTTGCCATTGCTAGCGAGTTGAGCATAACGCGAGAAAAAAGTCTGTTGACAGCAAGTACCGCGAGCGCCGTCCAGCAAAGCGAGTTAAAACTCCGACTGCGACATATCCTCGACGCACGCCAGAATCGAGCACCATCATCACTTTGGTCAACTCTATCCTTCGCTGTCGCTTTCAGCTCTGTTGCTGCTTTTTGCGGAGCGTTTCTCCCAAGTTCGATTATCCAGACAGTTTTAGCGTCTGAAACACCGCCAACAACCAAGACCACACAAGACACCGTGTTGTTCTCCGGTTATGTCAAGGATGTGCAAGGCAATCCGCTCGCAGGGGTGCGAATCTACCCGGGTATGTGGCAGAGCGAACTATCTGAACAAGACCGCATAAATTCCGAGACGACTACGAATGAAGATGGCTATTTCGAGTGGCGCACTCCCTTGGTGCTTGTGCTTAATATTACCAAGTATGGATACCTATACCAACAGATCGAGGTTGGTGAGCCAAATGAACTTCAGATTGTCCTGCAAGATGCGTTCAAGATTCGCGGAGTGGTACTTGGCCCCGACTCCAAGCCGGTCGCCGGAGCCAAGATATCGGCTTTCATCGAAGCTGACGTTGCACAGCCCCCTCGAACAATTATCGTTACTGATGCACAAGGCATGTTCGAACATGCTGGTGTATCGAGACGGTTTATAAGTGTTGCAGCAATTGACGATGACGGCCAAGCTGGAACTCTTGCCAACGCGAGCAGCATGGATAAGCAAAACATCATCCAGCTTCATCCGCCGAAGAACGTAACGATTAGAGCTAAGGATCACATGGGCAATCCGGTACCAGACGCCAAAATCACCCTGGGATCATGGAACAAAAGTGGCGCAGTTCGCTTTTCGGAGAAGACCAACGACAATGGTGAGGTTGTTTGGCCCAAGGCGCCTTCCGGAACGCTCTTGCTAGCAGCAATGCACCCAGGTTTTCGTACTGCATGGGAAATTCTAGATACGCAATCGTCAGCGACTGCCGAGATCACGCTGTATCCGCCCTTAGACTTCTCATGCACCGCCGTCGACGACGAAACTGGAGAGAGCATAAAGGACTTTTACGTTACACGTCGATACGAGCGAGGGTTCTCTGGACGTTTTGAGGATGAGACGATCGATTTGGGAAGCCTACCCGCAACATTTCGACGGTGGCCGTTGATTGGAGATCGTTCTAAAGATGGAGTCTTAACCTTTGTAAGCAACAATGCGTTCGAAAAAATGGTTTTGCGAGTCCACGCCGATGGATATCAACTTCTCGAAGAAAGCATCGCCTCTAACGCCACTCCACAGCTCCGACGTAATTACCGCCTAACGAAATTAAAACATGACAAGGGAACGGAGATTCAAGTGGTTGGGCCAGATGGAAAGCCTGCAGCTGATACTTATCTGCAGGTTCAGACTCCGGGCATATGGCGCTCACTCAGATTTGATCCGGATTACATGGAGGCCGAGAACTTGGTGTATCCCAACATCAATTTGAAGACGAATTCGGCAGGAATGCTCTTTCTTCCTGCGACCCCCAAAGTGGGTACCGTAACCGCTTGGGGAGACGCTGGTTGGTACTTTGACAACTTGAACAGCTTCGATCCGACAAAACCGCTCGTATTACAACCCTACTCACGCGTTCGGATACGGTTGCCGTTAAACATGCGACAAGATAGGCGTGCAACCTTTGTTTTGAGAAAGTACGTTAGGGTATCGCCCCAAAAAACATCTTTCCGCAATTCCCTTTCCATAAGACTCAATCCTAGCCGTGGTGATATTCCGGACGAGATTGTGGTCGAAAGAGCGTTGGGGGGGACGCTTTCACTCGTCCACACTCCGTTTAAACTTAACGATCCGTCCCGGACCGAAAGCGTTCTTGCTTCCTTTGAGGTCGAACCAGGCTCCGAAATGCTAATCGATCTAACGGGAACATCAAAACCCACGGGTAACTAG
- a CDS encoding DUF2252 domain-containing protein — protein MRNDISNANTNPAAEGEDASLFRSRDDRIAIGKALREGVARESHAGWNAPRDRRSPIEVLKESNRDRMPELVPIRYGRMMQSPFAFLRGSAGIMAADLASTPTTGVRVQACGDCHLLNFGLFATPERNLIFDLNDFDETLPAPWEWDLKRLAVSFVAAAREIGLTDKDAEAIAIECVRAYREQLRKFSKMCPLDVWYYKLDSRLLIDSAPDADIKDTRQKVVSKAKERISDYLYPKISEEVGGRRRIIDQPPLMFHVTQEQDSDQQDIIHDVLEQYRLSLPDERRILFDRYSLADVVVKAVGIGSVGTMCFVGLFFSSENHPLLLQFKQAGPSVLEPYVAKSCYENHGQRVVVGQRLCQSASDIFLGWTRSRRGRDFFVRQLRDMKMSASVTVDVSIRQAMLYATICGQTLAHSHAKSGDAATISGYMGKSDDFDCAIGDFATAYADQNEQDHAELVAAVASGEIEATVEEES, from the coding sequence ATGCGAAACGATATCTCCAACGCCAATACAAACCCTGCCGCCGAAGGCGAAGACGCTTCGTTGTTTCGCTCCCGGGATGATCGCATCGCCATCGGCAAAGCTCTTCGAGAGGGAGTAGCACGTGAAAGTCACGCCGGTTGGAATGCTCCGAGGGATAGACGTTCCCCGATCGAAGTTCTCAAGGAGTCCAACCGGGATCGGATGCCCGAACTTGTACCAATCCGCTACGGACGAATGATGCAAAGTCCATTTGCATTCTTACGTGGTTCTGCGGGGATCATGGCTGCTGACTTGGCCAGCACTCCGACGACGGGCGTTCGGGTTCAGGCATGCGGGGATTGCCACTTGCTCAATTTTGGTTTGTTCGCGACTCCCGAACGTAATTTGATTTTCGATCTGAACGACTTCGATGAAACGCTTCCTGCGCCATGGGAATGGGACCTCAAGAGACTGGCGGTCAGTTTTGTCGCTGCCGCGCGTGAAATCGGCCTAACCGATAAGGATGCCGAGGCAATCGCCATCGAGTGCGTTCGTGCCTATCGAGAGCAGTTGAGGAAGTTCTCGAAGATGTGCCCGCTCGATGTTTGGTATTACAAATTAGATTCCCGCTTGCTCATTGACTCTGCACCCGACGCCGATATCAAAGACACTCGTCAAAAAGTTGTCTCCAAGGCCAAAGAGCGTATCAGCGATTACCTTTACCCAAAGATTAGTGAAGAGGTCGGAGGACGTAGGAGAATCATCGACCAACCTCCTTTGATGTTTCATGTCACCCAAGAACAAGATTCCGATCAGCAAGATATCATCCACGATGTATTGGAGCAGTACCGACTGTCTTTGCCCGATGAACGAAGAATTCTTTTTGATCGATACAGCCTCGCGGATGTCGTCGTGAAAGCAGTGGGGATCGGAAGCGTCGGTACGATGTGTTTTGTGGGGCTGTTCTTTTCTTCCGAGAATCACCCCTTATTGCTACAATTCAAACAAGCAGGTCCTTCTGTTTTGGAACCCTACGTCGCCAAAAGCTGCTATGAAAACCATGGCCAGCGCGTCGTGGTGGGGCAACGCCTTTGTCAGTCCGCCAGCGACATCTTCCTGGGGTGGACCCGAAGTCGGCGCGGCCGAGATTTCTTCGTAAGACAATTGCGAGACATGAAAATGTCCGCGAGCGTCACGGTCGATGTTTCAATTCGGCAGGCGATGCTGTATGCAACAATCTGCGGCCAAACGTTGGCACACTCACACGCTAAATCAGGCGATGCAGCGACGATTAGCGGCTACATGGGTAAATCGGATGACTTTGATTGTGCGATCGGCGACTTTGCCACGGCCTATGCCGACCAAAATGAGCAAGATCATGCAGAGCTCGTCGCTGCCGTCGCAAGTGGCGAAATTGAGGCAACTGTCGAAGAGGAGTCATAA